One Mobula birostris isolate sMobBir1 chromosome 4, sMobBir1.hap1, whole genome shotgun sequence DNA window includes the following coding sequences:
- the LOC140196922 gene encoding uncharacterized protein, with translation MLFTCSDCGKEFTQSSQLKVHQRVHTGERPFTCSDCGKGFTRSSHLLRHQLVHTGEKPFICSDCGKAFIRSSQLQEHQKIHTGEKLFSCSECGKGFTRSSDLKIHQRVHTGESPFTCSECGKGFTHSSKLQRHWLVHTGERPFTCSECGKGFTQLSKLQTHWLVHTGEKPFTCSVCEKGFTRSSQLKEHQRIHTGEKPFTCSDCGKEFSRSTQLNLHQRVHTGEKPFSCSECGKRFTRSSDLKIHRRVHTGERPFTCSDCGKQFIRSSELNTHQCFHTGEKPFICSDCGKRFSLSFRLLRHQLLHTGEKPFICSDCGKEFTRSSGLKVHRRVHTGERPFICSDCGKEFAGSSDLKIHLRVHIGERPFTCSVCGKEFTHSSTLQRHQLVHTGERPFTCSECGKGFTQSSNLLSHQRIHTGERPFTCSDCGKAFTHSSTLQRHRLVHTGERPFTCSECGKGFTRSSKLQRHQLVHTGEKPFTCSDCGKGFTLSSDLKLHQRVHTGDRPSECKIQQQNEALYPIETVPSFHHG, from the coding sequence atgctgttcacctgctcagactgtgggaaggagttcactcagtcatctcaattgaaggtacatcagcgagttcacactggggagaggccattcacctgctcagactgtgggaagggattcactcggtcatctcatctactgagacaccagctggttcacactggggagaaaccattcatctgttcagactgtgggaaggcattcattcggtcatctcaactacagGAACATCAgaaaattcacactggggagaaactgttcagctgctctgaatgtgggaagggattcactcggtcatctgacttgaagatacatcagcgagttcacactggggagagtccgttcacctgctctgaatgtggaaaAGGTTTCACACACTCATCCAAACTACAGAGGCACTGGctggttcacactggggagaggccattcacctgctctgaatgtgggaagggattcactcagttgtcCAAACTACAGACACACTGGctggttcacactggggagaaaccgttcacctgctcagtctgtgagaaaggattcactcggtcatctcaactgaaggaacatcagcgaattcacaccggggagaaaccGTTCACTTGTTCGGACTGTGGTAAGGAATTCAGTCGTTCAACTCAGCTGAAcctacatcagcgagttcacactggggagaaaccgttcagctgctccgaatgtgggaagcgattcactcggtcatctgacttgAAAATACatcggcgagttcacactggggagaggccattcacctgctcggactgtggaaaGCAATTTATTCGGTCATCTGAACTGAACACACATCAGTGCTTTCACACTGGCGAGAAACCGTTCatatgctcagactgtgggaaaagattcagtTTGTCATTTcgtctactgagacaccagttacttcacactggggagaaaccgttcatctgctcagactgtgggaaggaattcactcgatcatctggcTTGAAAGTGCAccggcgagttcacactggagagaggccattcatctgctcagactgtgggaaggagtTTGCTGGGTCATCAGACTTGAAAATACATCTGCGAGTTCAcattggggagaggccgttcacctgctctgtatgtgggaaggaattcactcactcatccaccctacagagacaccagctggttcacactggggagaggccattcacctgctctgaatgtgggaagggattcactcagtcatccaacctttTGTCACACCAGCGaatccacactggggagaggccgttcacctgctcagattgtgggaaggcattcactcactcatccaccctacagagacaccggctggttcacactggggagaggccgttcacctgttctgaatgtgggaagggattcactcggtcgtccaagctacagagacaccagttggttcacactggggagaagccgttcacctgctcagactgtgggaagggattcactttgtcatctgaCCTGAagctacatcagcgagttcacactggggacagaCCGTCAGAATGTAAGATACAGCAGCAGAATGAGGCCCTTTACCCCATCGAGActgttccatcatttcatcatggctga